ACCACGGGAATGCACCGAATTCTGGTGGCGGTCGTGCTGGTCGTGGCCGCCGTGTTGCGCTTCTGGGGCTTGCAGTTCGGCCTGCCGAACGACCTCGCGCGTCCGGACGAGGAGAAGATCATCCACGCCGCGCTGGTTGTCGTGGGCGGCGACCCCAACCCGCACTTCTTCCTCTATCCGAGCCTCTTCATCTACCTGGCCGCCGCGGCGTACACGCTCGTCTTCGCGCTCGGGGCCACGAGCGTCAGCGCCGCGAGCTATGCCGCCCACGCCGTGGCGGATCCGTCGCTCCTCCACCTCGTGCCGCGGACGTTGTCTGCCGCAGCAGGCGTTGCGACGGTGGCCGTCGTCTACGCCGCCGCGCGCGAACTCTTCTCTACCCGCGTAAGTCTTGCCGCCTCGGCTTTTCTCGCCGTGGCCTACCTCCACGTTCGAGACGCGCACTTCGGGACGACCGACGTGCCGGTCGCGCTGGCCTGCATGTGTGCGTTCTGGGCAGCGGCGCGGTGCGCGGGTCGGGGCGCAACGGTCTCCCGGGCGGCGGTCATGGGGTTGCTCTGCGGTCTGGCCGCGTCCACCAAATACAACGCGGTCCTCGTGGCGGCGCCCGCGGGGCTGGCCATCCTGGCCGATGCCCTCGAGTCGCGCCGCTGGCCGACCCAGCGGGAACTCGCGCTGCTCCTGCTGTGCGGCGCCTGCGCCGGACTGGCCTTCGTGCTGACGACGCCGTTCGCCGTTCTCGACCGCGCCGGCTTCATCGCCCAGTTCTCCGAGCAGCGTCGGATCTTTGCCGGCATCCAGAACGGCTCGATCATCGGCCCTGCGCGGTCGGTGCTCGGAGGTGCGCGCGGGTGGTCCTACTATCCGACCTTCACGCTGCCGCACGGACTCGGCTGGCCGCTATTCCTCGCCTCCCTCGCCGGAGCGGCCTGGCTGTTCGTCGAGCGTTGGCGGCGGGCGTTGCTCGTGCTGGCGTTTCCTGCGGTCTACTACGCCTCGATGGGCATGGGGCAGTTGCTCTACGCGCGCAACATGGTACCGATCCTGCCGTTCCTGTGCTTGGCCGCTGGAGCGTTTGTCGGTGGCGCGGCAACTCGAATCGAACGGCGCTTCAGGAACCGGCCGGCGGCCGCGTTCTGTGGTGCAACCCTGGTGGCGGCGCTTGCCGCTCCCACGGCTGCCGAGGCGATTCGTTTCGATCGGATCGCGAGCCTGACCGACACGCGCGTCCAAGCCGCACGCTGGCTCGACACGCACGTCCCGGCCGGGATGAGCGTGTACCAGACGGGCATCTTCTACGGTCACGTGCAGCCCGTGCCCGCGGACCGGTACCGGACCGCGTCATTCGACGAACGGCGCGACCGGTTCGTGGTTGGCGGCGATCCGACGCGGCTTCCTGACGCCGTGGTGCGCCTGGACTCACCCCTCGTCGTCTACAGCCGTGTTCCTGATGCCCTGCTTCCACTCCTCGAGAGTCGCTACGTCCTGACCCGGGTCTTCGCTGCCCGCGCCCGCGGCGCGGCCCTGGAGGGCATCTACGACCAGCAGGACGCGTGGTACCTGCCCTTCGCCAACCTGGCCGCCGTCGTCCGGCCGGGTCCGGACGTGTACATCTACCTGCGCCGCGATTGATCGGAGACTGTCACCGCAGCGTCTTGTTCAGGTCGGCGAGGCCGAGGAAGAACGAGAACGAGGTGAGCTGGATCCCGAGGAGCGTGACGAATGTCGAGAGGATCGACAGGCGCGTGACCCCGGCGTGGATCGACGCGGGTGTGGCCACGTCGAGCAACCAGCGGACGGTGATGCCGGCCAGGCACAGGCCGGCGGAGGCGACAATGACGCCCGCAATCAGGCCGCGCTCGACGGTGAACGACGTCGCGAAGAAGCGCGCGACGCGACCGGTCGATGCCACCCCGCGATCGTGCCCGTAGAGCAGGAGGCCGAAGACGCCGAACAGTGTGGCCTGCAGTCCCATGAACATCAGGACGCCGGCGAAGAGGACCACGGACAGGCCGAGCGGCACACCCATGACGGCGACCGGCCGGACCATCAGGAGGCCCATCAGCAGCAGGCCGGCG
This DNA window, taken from Vicinamibacterales bacterium, encodes the following:
- a CDS encoding glycosyltransferase family 39 protein, giving the protein MHRILVAVVLVVAAVLRFWGLQFGLPNDLARPDEEKIIHAALVVVGGDPNPHFFLYPSLFIYLAAAAYTLVFALGATSVSAASYAAHAVADPSLLHLVPRTLSAAAGVATVAVVYAAARELFSTRVSLAASAFLAVAYLHVRDAHFGTTDVPVALACMCAFWAAARCAGRGATVSRAAVMGLLCGLAASTKYNAVLVAAPAGLAILADALESRRWPTQRELALLLLCGACAGLAFVLTTPFAVLDRAGFIAQFSEQRRIFAGIQNGSIIGPARSVLGGARGWSYYPTFTLPHGLGWPLFLASLAGAAWLFVERWRRALLVLAFPAVYYASMGMGQLLYARNMVPILPFLCLAAGAFVGGAATRIERRFRNRPAAAFCGATLVAALAAPTAAEAIRFDRIASLTDTRVQAARWLDTHVPAGMSVYQTGIFYGHVQPVPADRYRTASFDERRDRFVVGGDPTRLPDAVVRLDSPLVVYSRVPDALLPLLESRYVLTRVFAARARGAALEGIYDQQDAWYLPFANLAAVVRPGPDVYIYLRRD